From the genome of Argentina anserina chromosome 4, drPotAnse1.1, whole genome shotgun sequence, one region includes:
- the LOC126792080 gene encoding protein FAR1-RELATED SEQUENCE 5-like yields MGIKLVRYKGKYCVYRFSEEHNHVLVKKDYVHLLPSQHNVTTLDNVFLDLTASSRVSPKAAFDLMGKQASGRESFGFTKLDQKNYLRTLDNEEKITNIFWAYAKMIMDYGMFGDVVSFDTTYKINEANRPFAVFVGLNHHRQMVIFGAALMYDETATSFI; encoded by the exons ATGGGCATTAAGTTGGTTCGGTATAAAGGCAAGTACTGTGTTTACCGGTTCTCTGAAGAGCATAATCATGTTCTTGTTAAGAAAGACTATGTGCATTTGTTGCCATCTCAACATAACGTCACAACTTTGGATAATGTGTTTTTAGACTTGACTGCAAGTTCCAGAGTTTCGCCAAAGGCTGCATTTGATTTAATGGGTAAGCAAGCTAGTGGTAGGGAGTCATTTGGATTTACAAAGCTAGACCAAAAGAATTATCTCCGAACT TTGGACAATGAGGAGAAGATTACTAACATTTTCTGGGCATATGCTAAAATGATAATGGATTATGGTATGTTTGGAGATGTTGTAAGTTTTGATACGACTTACAAAATTAATGAAGCAAATCGACCATTTGCAGTGTTTGTTGGGCTAAATCACCACAGGCAGATGGTTATATTTGGTGCTGCTCTAATGTATGACGAGACTGCGACATCTTTCATATGA
- the LOC126792081 gene encoding defensin-like protein 182, which yields MTNHSATLIFFIAALIVYSGIFVRLSMCKFCTDGLGECDNDKGCSSACAAKYPSGEGSCEVVEGNLKLCYCYYNCEGRQPPATICNDSSLGVCECDCDQDCSAKCAAKHPGGQGSCSGLPLNNACQCFYLC from the exons ATGACTAATCATTCTGCAACCCTCATATTCTTCATTGCTGCTCTCATAGTGTACTCAG GAATATTTGTGCGGCTTTCAATGTGCAAATTTTGCACTGATGGTTTGGGTGAATGTGACAACGATAAAGGTTGCAGTTCAGCTTGCGCCGCGAAATATCCCAGTGGCGAGGGATCTTGCGAGGTCGTAGAAGGTAATCTAAAGCTGTGTTATTGCTACTACAACTGTGAAGGACGTCAGCCACCGGCCACAATATGCAATGACAGCAGTTTGGGTGTGTGCGAGTGCGACTGTGACCAAGATTGCAGTGCAAAGTGTGCAGCCAAACATCCTGGTGGGCAGGGATCTTGTAGCGGCTTGCCCTTAAATAATGCGTGCCAGTGCTTCTACTTGTGCTAA